A single genomic interval of Aureliella helgolandensis harbors:
- a CDS encoding alpha-ketoglutarate-dependent dioxygenase AlkB family protein, giving the protein MQILKLRNGGILLYDKSFLPAELADRYWVELRDQTAWEQKPGIFGHMQPRLIASYGAAGISYRYSGSDYAALPWTSTLLEIKRRIEAVRGEYNYCLLNCYRSGKDSMGWHADDEPEMGDVIGSLSLGATRKFRIRHKTTRETQTFLAGHGTLIIMAGTMQQFWQHEVPKTKMLVGERINLTFRKIARNESAC; this is encoded by the coding sequence ATGCAAATTCTGAAACTACGAAATGGCGGCATCCTACTGTACGACAAATCCTTCCTACCTGCGGAACTTGCGGATCGCTATTGGGTGGAACTGCGCGACCAAACAGCTTGGGAGCAAAAGCCTGGAATTTTCGGCCACATGCAACCACGCTTGATCGCTTCCTACGGGGCTGCTGGAATTTCCTATCGGTATTCCGGCAGCGACTACGCGGCTCTGCCCTGGACATCGACTTTACTAGAGATCAAACGCCGAATCGAAGCTGTAAGGGGAGAGTACAACTACTGCTTGTTGAACTGCTATCGCTCTGGCAAGGATAGCATGGGATGGCACGCAGACGACGAACCGGAAATGGGAGATGTGATCGGCTCTCTCTCTTTGGGCGCAACACGCAAGTTTCGGATACGGCACAAAACGACGCGTGAAACCCAAACTTTTCTCGCAGGCCATGGGACGCTGATCATCATGGCCGGGACGATGCAACAATTCTGGCAGCATGAAGTGCCCAAGACTAAGATGCTTGTAGGTGAGCGGATTAACTTGACGTTCAGGAAAATTGCACGGAACGAGTCGGCATGTTGA
- a CDS encoding TspO/MBR family protein — MTANEPRADTRAQSMYTVLGLAVCIAICLGAAGLGAIATTPEIDDWYKTLAKPSWNPPAYLFGPVWTTLFVMMAIAAWLVWKPAGLQAAKRPLCLFTLQLVLNVAWSWVFFHFHQPGWAFVEIVILWIAIFATTVAFFRRSKLAGGLLLPYLAWVTFASVLNFTIWQLN, encoded by the coding sequence GTGACGGCAAACGAACCTAGAGCGGACACTCGAGCTCAATCCATGTACACAGTGCTTGGACTAGCCGTTTGCATCGCAATTTGCCTCGGAGCAGCAGGCCTCGGCGCCATCGCGACGACTCCCGAGATTGACGACTGGTACAAGACGCTCGCCAAGCCGAGCTGGAATCCGCCGGCCTACCTCTTCGGCCCAGTCTGGACAACGCTGTTCGTCATGATGGCAATCGCCGCATGGCTGGTGTGGAAGCCTGCCGGCCTGCAAGCAGCCAAGCGTCCCCTGTGCCTCTTCACCCTTCAGTTGGTTCTGAATGTCGCTTGGTCATGGGTCTTCTTTCACTTCCACCAGCCAGGCTGGGCTTTCGTAGAAATCGTGATCTTGTGGATAGCGATTTTCGCTACCACCGTAGCCTTCTTCCGACGTTCCAAGTTGGCTGGCGGGCTGCTGCTGCCTTACCTCGCATGGGTCACGTTTGCCAGCGTCCTCAATTTCACGATCTGGCAACTAAATTGA
- a CDS encoding DUF1501 domain-containing protein has translation MRTNRRTFLGQSSVVTLGAMPALACRGASTAALPKSNRDGKVLVVIQMSGGNDGINTVVPYSDEGYAKHRNTLRLPVDRLIKLDDSAALHPSMRSAADLFEDGRLAIVQGVGYPNPSRSHDTSMAVWHSAEIGDENTLRPHGWLGKAMDSRRAQAGADVSNAPDMVLLGDESQPLAIQSRRSIAVALSNLTDLRLRGPRWEAAEQGTRNSASNSLENFVGQTMQNAMATASALEQTIEQSHRGGVVYPSTQLGQRMQVISTLLKCGFQTPVYYAIQSGYDTHAAQMPTHAFLLREFSDAIQAFLKDLDSSGLADQVCVLGFSEFGRRVTENGSAGTDHGTAGPVFIAGNQVRPGLVGAQPKLLDLDGGDLRMGIDFRDVYQGITANWLGVNQDRASEDSQHSLKIFKGSLS, from the coding sequence ATGAGAACGAATCGAAGGACTTTTCTCGGACAGAGTTCTGTGGTCACGCTAGGGGCAATGCCAGCCTTGGCCTGTCGTGGAGCTTCCACGGCAGCGTTGCCCAAGTCGAATCGCGATGGCAAGGTGCTGGTCGTTATTCAAATGAGTGGCGGCAACGATGGCATCAATACCGTCGTTCCCTACTCCGATGAGGGTTATGCAAAGCATCGAAACACACTACGGCTGCCAGTCGATCGCCTCATTAAGCTCGATGATTCTGCCGCTCTTCATCCGTCAATGCGCTCGGCAGCCGATCTATTCGAAGATGGGCGGTTGGCAATCGTCCAGGGCGTCGGCTACCCCAATCCCAGTCGCTCGCACGATACCAGCATGGCGGTTTGGCACTCGGCCGAGATTGGGGATGAAAACACTCTGCGACCCCACGGTTGGCTAGGCAAGGCAATGGACTCCCGCCGGGCGCAAGCTGGTGCTGACGTGAGCAACGCTCCCGATATGGTCTTACTGGGTGACGAAAGTCAACCGTTGGCCATTCAGAGTCGCCGTTCGATTGCCGTTGCGCTTTCGAATCTGACCGACCTACGGCTTCGCGGCCCGCGCTGGGAGGCTGCTGAACAAGGAACCCGTAATTCGGCGAGCAATTCGCTCGAGAATTTCGTCGGTCAGACGATGCAAAACGCAATGGCGACCGCAAGTGCTTTGGAGCAAACGATTGAGCAATCGCATCGAGGCGGTGTCGTTTACCCCTCCACGCAGCTTGGGCAGCGGATGCAGGTGATTTCAACGCTGTTGAAGTGTGGCTTCCAAACGCCCGTCTACTACGCGATCCAAAGCGGCTACGACACCCACGCAGCCCAGATGCCAACTCACGCCTTTTTACTTCGAGAATTCAGTGACGCGATCCAGGCATTTCTTAAGGATCTAGATTCGTCGGGACTAGCCGATCAGGTGTGCGTCTTGGGCTTCAGCGAGTTCGGACGTCGAGTCACCGAAAACGGTTCCGCGGGCACGGACCACGGAACCGCAGGCCCCGTCTTCATTGCCGGGAACCAAGTTCGACCTGGGCTCGTCGGAGCCCAGCCAAAACTGCTGGATCTCGACGGTGGTGACCTGCGCATGGGGATCGATTTTCGTGATGTTTATCAGGGGATTACTGCAAACTGGCTCGGCGTGAACCAAGATCGCGCATCAGAGGATTCGCAACATTCGTTGAAGATCTTTAAGGGATCGTTGAGCTGA